The following DNA comes from Croceicoccus sp. YJ47.
GCCGCGATCCACACGAACACCGGCGCGCCAAAGAGCGAGGCGACCACGCCCAGCTTCAGCTCCGCATCGGTGGGAAGCACGCGCACGCCAATATCCGCAATCACCAGCATCACCGCGCCGAGCAGCGCCGACGGCACGAGCAATCGCGCCGGATCATAGCGCAGGAATGGCCGCACGAGATGCGGCGCGACGATCCCCACGAACCCGATCGCCCCCGCCAGCGCCACCGCCGCCCCGGTGGCCAGCCCCGCGCCCAGAATCACGCATAGCCGTTGCCGTCCGAGGTCGAGACCGAGCCCCTCTGCCGCCTCGTCGCCCAATGCGAGCGCGGCCAGACCCCGGCGCGACACCATCAATATGGCCGCACCGAGAGCCATGAACGGCGCGGCAAAGGCAAGGTCGGCAAGGCTGCGGTTGTCGACCGTGCCCAGCATCCAGTTCACCATGTCGGCAAGGCTGAACGGATTGGGCGCGAGATTCATCAACAATGCCATGACCGCCGCCGAAAAGCTCGACAATCCGACTCCGATGAGGATGAGCGTCACGACCGAACGCGTGACGATTGCCGCCGCCGCCACGACCATCGTCGCGAGCAGCGCGCCCCCCACCGCCGCGAGCGGCAGCACGAGCGGCCCCGCCGTCGCCAGCCCGAAATACAGCACGAAGGTCGCAAAAAGCGCCGCCGTCGCCGACACGCCGAGAATGCCCGGCTCGGCCAGCGGATTGCGCAACAACCCCTGCAGCGCGGCGCCGCTCATGCCGAGCGCCGCACCGACCATCGCGGCGGCGAGCGCGCGCGGCAGCCGGATCTGCCACACCACCAGCCTGTCGCCCGCCGGACCTTCCCCGGCAAGCGCTGCGAGCACGCGCGAAAGCGGCAGATCGACCGAGCCCAGCAGCAGCGAAAGCAGCAACGCCCCCGCCAGCATGAGCGCGAGAACGCCGGAAACGCGGCTCATCGCGGTGCCCTTTCGGCGCGGGCCAGCGCCTCGACCGCGTCGATCAGGAACCATCCGCCGCACGACGTCCATGCCCCGTCGAGCGGGACCACCGGCAATTCGCGCAATTGCGCCTGCGCAACCGGGTGGCGCGCCGCGCTCCAGCTGTCGACATGGTTCGTGGCGCTTTCGAAAAACGCCGCCGCGATGAGATCGGGCCGGTCATAGGCGAGCCGTTCGAGCGGGATCGGGTTCCAGCCGGGCCGGTCCTGAAAATTCGAAAGCCCCGCGGCCAGCATCATTTCATGGACCAGCGTGCCTTCGCCCGCGGTCACGCCCGCCGGGGTCATGTAAAGCGTGGCGCGGTTCGCTCCGCCCTGTTCCGCCACAGCCGCGAGCCGCCGGTCCATCGCGGCGGCCACGGCGCGCGCGTCCTGTCCGTTGCCAAGCGCGCCGCCGATCCGCACGACCTCCTCCCGCACATCGGCGAGCGTTTCGGGAAAGCCGATCTGCACCACCGGCACGCCGGCCGTTTCCATGAAGGCCCCGACCGCCGGTCCGCCGCCATAGGACCGCACGACCAGATCGGGCCGCAGCGCCAGCACGTCCGCCGTGCGCGGCCGCACGGTGGGAATGCCCGCGGCTTCTTCTCGCATATAGGAAAACCGTTCCCCGGCATCGGGCGAAAGCGCGAGTATGTCGTCCCGCTCCGCAAAGCGCAGGACATATTGGTCGGCACAATAATCGAGGCTGACGATCCGACGAGGTGCGTCCGCATGCACCATCGGGGCTTGCGCGTGCTGCTCCGCCGGGGCGCAGGCGAAAAGCGGCAGGGCGAGCCATGAAGCGCAAATGGCGCGAAACGCGATCATCGGCGATACCGCATGTTGGCGCAGGCCGTGCGGCCCGTCACGCGGTCGCGGTGGGTTGCCGCACGAGCGTTTACAATAAAGCAGGCGGCGACATGGCGGCGCGACGTACAGATCGGGCGGGTGCGGTACATGGCGAAGCGTTCAAATCCCCGCCATGCGACGGTTCCGGCACCCGCATGGCCTGACATCGACATATGGCCATGCCGGCGATCCATGGGCGAATCACCGGCACCGAAAAACCGGCCTGGCTGTCGCTTCTGCGGAAAAAACGCTTTTCCTGTCCCGATGGCTGAACCCGGCCCCGGACGAACGACGCGACGGCAGGTTTCCTGGCTTGCCGATCGTCGCCTGGGGGAACCGCCTTCCCGGCGTTCTGCCCCGAAAGGCAGGCGGCCAGTGACATGTGGTTCCAGGCTCCCGGCATACAGTTGCGGGCACAGCGCCGGCATCGCACCGGCTTCCCTCTTAGCTGCGCACGCTTTCACGTTTGCAGCACCGTCTTGACGCGGCCATGCGGTGCGCGGGCGGCCATGTCAACGCGATTTGCGGGAATCGAAGAGGGTAAGGAGACACCGGGAAAATGGTGCCCGAGGGCGGGATCAAAAATTGTCATGAGATGCCCTGTATTTGGTGTATTTGCGGTCGAATTCGAAAGTGAGATGCCCCCAATGCTGCCCCCCTGAAGAGCAGCGAATGGGGTCAATCTGGGTCGAGAAATTTGGGGCGGCTCTGCTTCCACGCCTCGATTTCCGATTCGCGCCAGCGGACTGAGTTCGCGCCGACGCGGATAGCCTTCGGAAAAGTCCCAGCATTCATCTGACGATAGATGGTGCTTCGGGACAGGCTCGTTTCTTTCTCGACTTCGGGGCGGCGAAGGAGTGTTTCGCTCATTATCCGAACCTCTTGGAATGGTCGCGGCGGCGCTGCTCGGACGCGATGACGTCGCGCGCGGAATGGAGGGAGATGGCCCAGGCTTTCGCCAGGCGATCG
Coding sequences within:
- a CDS encoding iron ABC transporter permease: MSRVSGVLALMLAGALLLSLLLGSVDLPLSRVLAALAGEGPAGDRLVVWQIRLPRALAAAMVGAALGMSGAALQGLLRNPLAEPGILGVSATAALFATFVLYFGLATAGPLVLPLAAVGGALLATMVVAAAAIVTRSVVTLILIGVGLSSFSAAVMALLMNLAPNPFSLADMVNWMLGTVDNRSLADLAFAAPFMALGAAILMVSRRGLAALALGDEAAEGLGLDLGRQRLCVILGAGLATGAAVALAGAIGFVGIVAPHLVRPFLRYDPARLLVPSALLGAVMLVIADIGVRVLPTDAELKLGVVASLFGAPVFVWIAAHRRLA
- a CDS encoding AlpA family transcriptional regulator: MSETLLRRPEVEKETSLSRSTIYRQMNAGTFPKAIRVGANSVRWRESEIEAWKQSRPKFLDPD
- a CDS encoding ABC transporter substrate-binding protein — translated: MIAFRAICASWLALPLFACAPAEQHAQAPMVHADAPRRIVSLDYCADQYVLRFAERDDILALSPDAGERFSYMREEAAGIPTVRPRTADVLALRPDLVVRSYGGGPAVGAFMETAGVPVVQIGFPETLADVREEVVRIGGALGNGQDARAVAAAMDRRLAAVAEQGGANRATLYMTPAGVTAGEGTLVHEMMLAAGLSNFQDRPGWNPIPLERLAYDRPDLIAAAFFESATNHVDSWSAARHPVAQAQLRELPVVPLDGAWTSCGGWFLIDAVEALARAERAPR